The proteins below come from a single Acaryochloris sp. CCMEE 5410 genomic window:
- a CDS encoding response regulator, which yields MQTLEQTQQFSFQSQELPTKLLDPSLINSDGHWKIQFSRLANRKENTFGYLGITDVGTISYSGYRPWSSRELLQAAKRYILQTRQESLKPHVARWQAALKDQTITAKAIYEHMLQLGIMPEQVQQALRLKMLNDFDAFLTLGGGEASFIPSAQLRDIIPVPGIPIAELLDESQKRLVLWQQLRPIIPSMNMLPVLDPQILDAANLPQSQRQWIEKIVQHQRPLNKIAIGLAKDPLEVARLFAKWVRAELLHLEPLQKTQSTKVMIIDDSPLVLKQFHSLVGALGYQVEVCQQAETALEQITQVKPGIVFIDINMPGITGFELVKEIRQQPSLAAIPLVILTGEQKLSNKWRAQWSGCEFLNKPLAATEINQFQLQLQELIHALVFGPSMITGA from the coding sequence ATGCAGACTTTAGAACAAACTCAGCAATTTTCTTTTCAGTCCCAAGAACTTCCAACTAAATTGCTGGACCCCTCGCTGATTAATAGTGACGGACATTGGAAGATACAGTTCTCTCGCTTAGCGAACCGGAAAGAGAATACCTTTGGTTACCTGGGTATTACGGATGTGGGGACCATTAGCTACTCCGGCTATCGTCCTTGGAGTAGTCGTGAACTTCTACAAGCCGCCAAGCGCTACATTTTACAGACCCGCCAGGAATCCCTTAAGCCTCATGTTGCCCGTTGGCAGGCTGCCCTCAAGGACCAAACGATCACTGCAAAAGCCATTTACGAGCATATGCTGCAGCTGGGGATTATGCCTGAACAGGTTCAGCAAGCCTTGAGATTGAAGATGCTCAACGACTTTGATGCATTTCTAACCCTCGGAGGGGGAGAAGCGTCTTTCATCCCCAGTGCGCAACTGCGGGATATCATTCCGGTCCCAGGCATCCCCATCGCTGAACTGTTAGACGAATCCCAGAAACGTCTCGTCTTATGGCAACAGTTGCGACCGATTATCCCTTCGATGAATATGTTGCCGGTGCTAGATCCTCAGATTCTTGACGCGGCTAATTTACCGCAATCCCAGCGACAGTGGATCGAAAAAATCGTTCAGCACCAGCGCCCTTTGAACAAGATTGCTATTGGTCTAGCGAAAGATCCTTTAGAAGTTGCGCGTCTCTTTGCAAAATGGGTGCGGGCAGAATTGCTGCATTTAGAGCCCCTGCAAAAGACTCAATCGACTAAAGTCATGATTATCGATGACTCCCCTCTAGTCCTCAAGCAATTTCATAGTCTGGTGGGAGCGCTGGGTTATCAAGTGGAAGTTTGTCAGCAAGCTGAAACTGCCCTAGAACAAATTACTCAAGTGAAACCTGGCATCGTTTTTATTGATATTAATATGCCCGGAATTACGGGCTTTGAATTGGTAAAGGAAATTCGGCAACAGCCCAGTTTAGCGGCAATTCCGCTAGTCATATTAACGGGAGAACAGAAGCTATCTAACAAATGGCGGGCCCAATGGAGTGGTTGCGAGTTTCTCAACAAACCCCTTGCAGCAACAGAGATTAACCAATTTCAACTGCAATTGCAGGAGTTGATCCATGCGTTGGTGTTTGGTCCATCGATGATCACGGGTGCTTAG
- a CDS encoding response regulator: MRLLVIDDSSVDRLALVTMLQNLGHEVDECDGTENALHQIEAGNYNLVFLDVVMPGQDGYKFLRSLRLNPPTADQYVVFCSSKKTPLEVNYGIKRAGANDYLTKPVTNETIEEILQRVSS, from the coding sequence ATGCGCTTATTAGTTATTGATGACAGTTCAGTAGATCGATTGGCTTTGGTCACAATGTTGCAAAACCTAGGCCATGAAGTCGATGAATGTGATGGAACTGAGAATGCCCTCCATCAAATTGAGGCGGGAAACTACAACCTCGTTTTTCTAGATGTTGTGATGCCTGGCCAGGACGGCTACAAATTTCTACGCTCTCTTCGGCTGAACCCCCCAACTGCTGACCAATATGTGGTGTTCTGCTCCAGTAAGAAAACGCCCTTAGAAGTGAACTATGGCATTAAACGGGCTGGGGCCAATGATTATCTCACCAAGCCTGTCACCAACGAAACGATCGAAGAAATCTTACAGCGCGTTAGCTCGTAA
- a CDS encoding chemotaxis protein CheW yields MSAAATTKPIVYSSASIKERYILTQVGAWVLVFPARWAAEIFRVQRSRILDLPFYQSPLVGVTHHNSQIIPLTSAHQVLKTQENTLRETVTVLQLSHEAGRLANMGIIVDKVLGSTSKEQLPPAVLTTQALHPPDTDSQVLFQPDWFPSDLWHPQG; encoded by the coding sequence ATGTCAGCTGCTGCGACAACCAAACCCATCGTCTACTCCTCTGCCTCCATTAAAGAAAGGTATATCCTCACCCAGGTTGGGGCATGGGTTCTGGTTTTCCCCGCCCGCTGGGCCGCTGAAATTTTTAGAGTTCAAAGATCCCGAATTCTAGATCTGCCTTTTTATCAATCCCCCTTGGTTGGTGTTACCCATCACAACAGTCAAATTATTCCCTTAACTTCAGCCCATCAGGTATTGAAGACCCAAGAAAACACCCTGCGAGAAACCGTCACCGTACTTCAGCTAAGTCATGAAGCAGGAAGGTTAGCCAATATGGGCATCATTGTTGATAAGGTTCTTGGCAGCACCAGCAAAGAACAACTCCCTCCAGCCGTTCTTACCACTCAAGCACTCCACCCACCGGACACGGATTCCCAGGTTCTATTCCAGCCTGATTGGTTTCCTTCAGACTTGTGGCACCCTCAAGGATAA
- a CDS encoding methyl-accepting chemotaxis protein: MNSDQLQPNPSDQAFSIQYSSPLHHAKQFVRKNLVATLAISVATNLIVAAGCGVSIWNSSRNLEQISERELQLQKNTGDITYLDEVLTMSARMAASTGDLAWLQRYENHVPLLDQAIAQTLKNVTEDIRADASKTDAANKRLIEIEDQAFGLVKANKAEDAQKLLAGEEYELLKAQYAEGNRQVIKRIEIFINQQLEAYQNQLKNSINFAGLVAFPILLASWILVLAAVRDYVRDKQATQDKINQSQLDQLVLNSQLQEEIDTRKRQEEETRQDNDQLQGDIIELLDVVANVEEGDFTTQATVNDRATGLIADTLNRLIEELGSILKQVSATSRQVSASSIRQKDISEIVARNTDQQSQEVMQVLGLINDVRSFATNAAQQLATTNQSLVTLNTAVAQGQVEIGSLGEEIDVLQQGSDRIVQQMKTLGEFVGLTDQFVQDQGDIAEQTQMLALNAALVAARASEQSDPKRFAQVAQEFESIANQVSQLAQQTNDGLGSLEQRSAQIHRVVADVDADVQRLGGVVDDFTQGVRHTQSVFQKVQDVTGQAVASGEAVAKTSEEIVHTSEQTAMTMEAIAQLSNQIASQSDDAQQLADTMNQLSDDLLEKVKVFTLPEEDEFTLLQTTPVEQPEAFTADSQSEDLNPIVESEEIASPLEYEELSPMAESEEFTSEAQFEEFTSALESEEVTTAEQFGESIPTEDLEESTPVLASEESVPVAQTEKLEAVEASIPAAESEALFPSMECADLTPTAESDASVPVEQSEDLTPLMDSEAVMPTAESEESLSAESSDEFTLAEQSEGLTSNPDSVETIAVEPSDELISAEESEEPTPAAESEESTLAEHSEDAVAAEESEESASSESALAV, encoded by the coding sequence ATGAACTCTGATCAACTTCAGCCCAACCCCTCGGATCAAGCCTTCTCGATCCAATATTCTTCTCCTCTACACCACGCTAAACAGTTTGTCAGGAAGAACTTGGTGGCAACCCTTGCCATTTCTGTTGCTACTAACCTAATAGTGGCAGCAGGCTGTGGGGTGAGTATCTGGAATAGTTCACGTAACCTAGAACAGATTTCAGAACGTGAACTGCAGCTGCAAAAGAACACTGGAGATATTACCTATCTCGATGAAGTGCTGACCATGTCGGCTCGAATGGCTGCCAGTACGGGAGATTTAGCATGGCTCCAACGCTACGAGAATCATGTGCCTTTATTGGATCAAGCCATTGCTCAAACTTTAAAGAATGTGACCGAGGACATTCGGGCTGATGCGAGTAAAACGGATGCAGCCAACAAACGGCTGATTGAAATAGAAGATCAGGCGTTTGGACTGGTCAAGGCCAACAAAGCGGAAGATGCACAAAAGCTACTGGCAGGGGAAGAATATGAGCTACTGAAAGCCCAGTATGCTGAAGGCAATCGACAGGTTATTAAGCGCATTGAGATCTTTATCAATCAACAGCTAGAGGCCTATCAAAACCAACTTAAGAATTCCATTAACTTTGCCGGTTTGGTGGCTTTCCCTATCCTGTTGGCTAGCTGGATTTTGGTTTTAGCTGCTGTCCGTGATTACGTTCGCGATAAGCAAGCCACCCAGGACAAGATTAACCAATCTCAGCTGGATCAATTGGTCTTGAATAGCCAGCTCCAAGAAGAGATCGATACTCGGAAACGGCAGGAAGAAGAGACTCGCCAGGATAATGACCAATTGCAAGGAGACATTATCGAGCTACTGGACGTGGTTGCCAATGTAGAAGAAGGAGACTTTACCACCCAAGCTACGGTGAACGATCGAGCGACGGGCTTAATTGCAGATACCCTCAACCGGTTGATTGAAGAACTCGGCAGTATTCTCAAGCAGGTCTCGGCTACTTCCCGTCAAGTTTCGGCAAGCAGTATCCGCCAAAAAGATATTTCCGAAATTGTGGCCCGGAACACCGATCAGCAATCACAAGAAGTTATGCAGGTCTTGGGCTTGATTAATGACGTTCGCTCCTTTGCTACCAACGCCGCTCAGCAATTGGCAACCACCAACCAATCTTTGGTGACCCTCAATACTGCTGTGGCCCAAGGTCAAGTTGAGATTGGTTCGCTGGGGGAAGAAATTGATGTGCTGCAACAGGGTAGCGATCGCATCGTGCAGCAGATGAAAACCCTAGGGGAATTTGTGGGTCTAACGGATCAATTTGTGCAGGACCAAGGGGATATTGCTGAACAAACCCAGATGTTGGCTTTGAATGCAGCATTGGTAGCCGCAAGAGCCTCTGAACAATCCGATCCGAAGCGATTTGCCCAAGTGGCACAAGAATTTGAATCGATTGCGAACCAGGTCAGTCAACTCGCTCAACAAACCAACGATGGCCTCGGGTCTCTAGAACAACGGAGCGCTCAGATTCACCGGGTTGTAGCCGATGTAGACGCCGATGTGCAACGACTAGGCGGCGTGGTGGATGACTTTACCCAAGGGGTTCGACATACCCAATCCGTGTTCCAAAAGGTACAAGATGTGACGGGGCAAGCGGTCGCATCTGGTGAGGCCGTCGCCAAAACCAGTGAAGAGATTGTTCACACATCGGAACAAACGGCGATGACCATGGAGGCCATTGCCCAACTCTCGAACCAAATTGCAAGTCAGTCGGATGATGCGCAACAGTTAGCGGATACCATGAATCAGCTTTCTGATGACTTGTTAGAGAAAGTCAAAGTCTTCACTCTGCCCGAAGAAGACGAATTCACCCTGCTCCAAACGACTCCTGTCGAACAGCCTGAGGCATTCACTGCTGATTCACAATCTGAAGATTTAAATCCCATTGTGGAATCAGAAGAAATCGCCTCGCCATTGGAATATGAAGAATTAAGCCCTATGGCAGAATCGGAAGAATTCACGTCTGAAGCACAATTCGAAGAATTCACATCTGCATTGGAATCCGAAGAAGTTACGACTGCTGAACAATTCGGAGAATCCATTCCTACTGAAGACTTGGAAGAATCCACTCCTGTATTGGCATCAGAGGAATCTGTACCGGTTGCGCAAACCGAGAAACTCGAAGCGGTTGAAGCATCCATTCCTGCTGCAGAATCCGAGGCATTGTTCCCTTCTATGGAATGTGCAGACTTGACGCCTACGGCAGAATCCGACGCATCTGTTCCTGTTGAACAATCTGAAGATCTCACTCCTCTGATGGACTCTGAAGCAGTCATGCCAACGGCAGAGTCCGAGGAATCCTTGTCTGCTGAGTCCTCTGACGAATTCACTCTTGCTGAGCAATCTGAGGGATTAACTTCAAATCCGGACTCCGTAGAAACCATTGCTGTTGAGCCATCCGACGAGTTAATTTCTGCTGAAGAATCCGAGGAACCCACTCCTGCTGCAGAATCTGAAGAATCCACGCTTGCGGAACACTCCGAAGACGCTGTTGCTGCTGAAGAATCTGAGGAATCCGCTTCATCTGAGTCAGCACTTGCTGTCTAG
- a CDS encoding methyl-accepting chemotaxis protein has protein sequence MMTTGPSLSPLSEDAPIEQVESSAVFIEENEQGSWLQRIQQRLQNHLVGTISASVLVSLALTGTSAWNIRQIKQGLETTIAKEFQLQELSGSIVHLDEVLTMSARMGASTGNTRWEDRYNEYVPKLDAAIGSLLDQVPVDEQSNPEQTDEANKKLVAYEVQAFELVRENKAPEALALLLGPEYEAQKKIYNDGIQGTLQTVTDNVQTQLSSYQQRLTWSFTFALVSLAVSALTWYIVFLAVQGYIRERKRSQVKLESSRVDLQALNQQLEAQLKQQSAQEQEIIAESELFQEDVGHILDVVSAIEYGDLTIEAQVNDRATGLISDTLNRLIESLHRIMSVVSTTASEIANNTEQLETLAVETNERAASQTQSVTDVRSLMENVNTLTTNSREQATTTENALELAKAAVETGQQEMNAMVQGISTLEEGTEQIVKRTQLLNEFVDLAAQFSKDQKRVASLTRVLALNASMLSTRALKEKDPTQFASIAKEFETLSRQVNDLAAETNQTLAQLQQRTDQIQTVTSGLTQDVSDINQLVNKFTDEVGKSRQAFTNMQAATDQVALAGQQVRQANDDIFEAVQSTLIATQTIAREAEDTASQANITQEQAAAMGELAHNLANMVEFFQLRTMSEDDLSPLMADPELKSANIPLAVAAES, from the coding sequence ATGATGACTACTGGCCCATCCCTTTCTCCCCTATCTGAAGATGCTCCTATCGAGCAGGTTGAGTCTTCAGCCGTTTTCATAGAGGAAAATGAACAGGGCTCTTGGCTCCAGCGAATCCAACAACGTTTGCAGAATCACTTAGTCGGCACGATCTCAGCCTCTGTTTTAGTGAGTTTGGCTCTTACGGGCACCTCTGCTTGGAATATCCGACAGATTAAACAGGGACTAGAAACCACGATTGCCAAAGAATTCCAGCTACAGGAATTGAGTGGTTCTATTGTGCATCTAGACGAAGTGCTGACCATGTCGGCGCGAATGGGGGCCAGTACAGGCAATACGCGCTGGGAAGATCGATACAACGAATATGTGCCCAAGCTCGATGCCGCCATTGGTAGCCTTTTGGACCAGGTGCCCGTTGACGAGCAATCTAATCCTGAGCAAACCGATGAGGCGAACAAAAAACTTGTGGCCTATGAGGTGCAGGCCTTTGAGTTAGTAAGAGAGAATAAAGCCCCCGAGGCGCTGGCCTTACTGCTGGGTCCTGAATATGAAGCTCAGAAGAAAATCTATAATGATGGGATTCAGGGGACTCTACAAACGGTAACGGACAATGTTCAGACCCAGTTGAGCAGTTATCAGCAGCGATTGACTTGGTCATTTACCTTTGCCCTCGTAAGTTTGGCCGTGTCAGCTCTAACTTGGTACATCGTCTTTCTAGCGGTTCAGGGGTATATCCGAGAACGGAAGCGATCCCAAGTCAAATTAGAGTCATCCCGAGTCGATTTACAGGCCCTTAACCAACAACTAGAAGCCCAGCTCAAACAGCAGTCGGCTCAAGAGCAGGAAATTATTGCAGAGAGTGAGCTATTCCAAGAAGATGTGGGCCATATTTTGGATGTGGTCTCTGCGATTGAGTATGGGGATTTGACCATTGAAGCGCAGGTCAATGACCGAGCAACGGGTTTGATCTCAGATACCCTCAATCGTTTGATTGAATCCTTGCACCGAATTATGTCCGTGGTCTCGACCACCGCCAGCGAGATTGCGAATAACACCGAGCAGCTAGAGACATTGGCGGTTGAGACCAATGAGCGGGCCGCCAGCCAAACCCAGTCGGTTACGGATGTGCGATCGCTGATGGAAAACGTCAACACCCTGACCACCAACTCCCGGGAACAGGCCACCACCACAGAGAACGCGCTGGAGCTGGCTAAAGCAGCCGTTGAAACCGGTCAACAAGAAATGAACGCCATGGTCCAGGGTATCTCAACCTTGGAAGAAGGCACCGAGCAAATCGTCAAACGAACCCAGCTTCTGAATGAATTTGTGGATTTGGCCGCTCAATTCTCGAAAGACCAAAAGCGGGTGGCTTCTCTGACTCGCGTCTTGGCCCTCAACGCATCTATGCTGTCCACCCGGGCCTTAAAAGAAAAAGACCCGACCCAATTTGCCAGTATTGCTAAAGAATTTGAGACCCTCTCTCGCCAAGTGAATGATTTGGCGGCTGAAACGAACCAGACCTTAGCTCAGCTGCAGCAACGAACGGATCAGATTCAGACCGTAACATCGGGTTTGACCCAGGATGTCAGCGACATCAACCAGTTGGTTAACAAGTTCACGGATGAGGTGGGTAAATCACGACAAGCCTTTACCAATATGCAGGCCGCTACCGACCAGGTGGCCTTGGCGGGTCAGCAGGTCCGTCAAGCCAACGATGACATCTTTGAGGCGGTGCAAAGTACCCTGATCGCTACTCAAACCATTGCTCGTGAAGCGGAAGATACTGCTTCTCAAGCCAACATTACCCAGGAACAAGCGGCTGCCATGGGTGAGTTAGCCCATAACCTCGCCAATATGGTGGAATTCTTCCAATTGCGGACGATGAGCGAAGATGACCTGTCTCCGCTGATGGCTGATCCTGAATTGAAATCAGCCAATATTCCCCTAGCGGTTGCCGCTGAGTCTTAA
- a CDS encoding response regulator: MTDSDFAYSSPHNPAINDPEAELQKELQAMFEIDSQEHLRTYFQLSQHLNPRSWVADIQNIYRAIHTIKGSAVTVGADAVLHAAMVLEDLLSDLRYLEEAPPLEDGALHRMLLEAGELLGSCLQLSGPEAQSAVTPTVNRIKTLHEQIQLNYLPNWDELTQVHQEFAEQGFDLVILELEMAVNQLDTPQVPSSTLAKAQQMLGQLQQIGEDLQLAEDWSKLLDSASQLQQFPLADVWQQQWPQYFDLLKHCAKQSGQLTSEQQEQFESLIAALPEEPVSVPSPVHEPEAVSPIADATFDDFDADIDLDADIDLDADIDLSFDEMDFDLAAMAPADPTFSSAVAADQPESAKLDDEADLDDMADLSDEFLAAADAMDFDDLIDLDLGTDDLPDLPVDVAESVESSSQPGLFPSSQPSSKPSTAAPAPSPAKREIKIPVPLSRLNQSSQQVVETLLTARSAFNESSTLQSQLTQLTALTQESAEYISRLRQLQDDYALLRDISDVQDSDSGVSMERYRQGYTTINRLLENILRMAELGAELEGTTQHTVNNLGQLSRNITQLKDGIETSRLVPFSNLTLRARAILRDLTNRYDKPAHLEIEGEQVELDAGIIQQLEPALLHLLRNAYDHGIETMDERLERGKPVQATIQLALERRGNLYRLLLQDDGKGIDAQKVSQIAQERGFPLTQTNTSADLIAVLCQPGFSSRSSVSEVSGRGVGMDVVANQITNIGGRLLLDTRLGQGTTFIIEIPAPQLLVPCVLLKVGERKVAVPTDDIRETVLASANQLQPPADSDLSWQLSFQDGSGTGFGLAAFWHESTQVSDTAICVHISLPDGNDVWLIADDLLGQEELLIQPLPHPLVSPPALMGVSLQADGQLLSVLDPLELAQSLAKQQPQTNAAPEETKAPISEDVQTILVVDDAALMRRRLESSLNTYGFATFTCSDGQEAWQWLQANGAPDMMITDVEMPNMDGFTLIDRCRQSNMEMPILVVSSRLSEEWGKEAERLGANDYLNKGFSTPELINCVKTHLNKQPAEC; the protein is encoded by the coding sequence ATGACTGACTCCGACTTCGCCTATTCGTCCCCCCACAATCCTGCGATCAACGATCCTGAAGCTGAACTGCAGAAAGAACTGCAGGCCATGTTCGAGATTGATAGTCAAGAGCATCTGCGGACCTATTTTCAGCTGTCTCAACACCTCAATCCCAGATCTTGGGTGGCAGATATCCAGAATATCTACCGGGCCATTCATACCATTAAGGGAAGTGCGGTTACGGTGGGGGCCGATGCGGTTCTCCATGCCGCCATGGTTTTAGAAGATCTTTTATCCGATTTGCGTTATCTAGAAGAAGCGCCTCCCCTAGAAGATGGGGCCTTACATCGCATGCTTCTAGAAGCGGGGGAACTGCTGGGTAGCTGTTTGCAACTCTCAGGCCCTGAAGCTCAATCTGCGGTTACGCCCACGGTCAACCGCATCAAAACCCTACATGAGCAGATTCAGCTCAACTATCTGCCTAACTGGGATGAGTTGACCCAAGTTCATCAAGAATTTGCTGAGCAAGGTTTCGATCTGGTCATTTTAGAACTAGAAATGGCCGTCAACCAACTGGACACTCCTCAGGTGCCCTCGTCAACCCTGGCTAAGGCGCAGCAAATGTTAGGCCAGCTGCAACAAATTGGTGAGGACCTCCAGCTCGCCGAGGATTGGTCCAAGCTGTTGGATAGTGCATCTCAGCTCCAGCAGTTTCCATTGGCGGATGTATGGCAACAGCAATGGCCTCAGTACTTTGATTTACTCAAACATTGCGCCAAACAAAGCGGCCAGCTAACCTCTGAACAACAGGAGCAGTTTGAATCGCTGATTGCAGCCCTGCCAGAAGAGCCAGTTTCAGTCCCCTCGCCCGTTCACGAACCTGAGGCAGTCTCTCCCATTGCCGATGCCACCTTTGATGACTTCGATGCAGACATCGACCTGGATGCAGATATCGACCTCGATGCAGATATCGATCTAAGTTTCGATGAAATGGACTTCGATCTGGCCGCAATGGCCCCTGCCGACCCCACCTTCTCCAGTGCCGTTGCTGCAGATCAACCCGAATCAGCCAAGCTGGATGACGAGGCCGATCTGGATGACATGGCTGATTTGTCCGATGAATTCCTGGCTGCAGCAGATGCCATGGACTTCGATGACCTCATCGATCTAGATTTAGGCACTGACGATCTACCAGACCTACCCGTTGATGTTGCAGAGTCGGTTGAGTCATCCTCTCAGCCCGGTCTATTCCCCAGTTCTCAGCCCAGTTCCAAACCGTCTACTGCAGCCCCAGCCCCCAGCCCAGCAAAACGGGAAATCAAAATCCCGGTCCCCTTAAGCCGCCTTAATCAATCCTCTCAACAAGTGGTTGAGACCCTGCTGACTGCTCGGTCTGCCTTTAATGAGTCTTCGACTCTGCAGTCCCAACTCACCCAACTGACGGCCCTCACCCAAGAGAGTGCTGAATATATTTCTAGACTTCGACAGCTTCAGGATGACTATGCCTTGTTGCGGGATATCAGCGACGTGCAGGATTCGGACAGTGGCGTCTCCATGGAACGCTACCGCCAGGGTTACACCACCATCAATCGTCTTTTAGAAAATATTTTACGGATGGCTGAGCTGGGGGCAGAACTAGAAGGCACCACCCAGCACACCGTCAACAATTTAGGCCAGCTCAGTCGCAATATCACCCAGCTCAAAGATGGTATTGAAACCAGTCGCCTGGTGCCCTTTAGCAATCTCACGCTTCGGGCCCGAGCCATTCTGCGAGATTTGACCAATCGTTATGATAAACCCGCCCATTTAGAAATAGAAGGTGAACAAGTTGAACTGGATGCCGGTATTATCCAGCAATTGGAACCGGCCTTGCTCCATCTCCTCAGGAATGCCTACGATCATGGCATTGAGACGATGGATGAGCGCTTGGAGCGAGGGAAGCCGGTGCAAGCCACCATTCAACTGGCCTTGGAACGGCGTGGTAATTTATATCGGCTATTGCTACAAGACGATGGCAAAGGGATTGATGCCCAAAAAGTCAGTCAGATTGCCCAAGAGCGAGGTTTTCCCCTCACTCAAACCAACACATCAGCGGATCTGATCGCCGTTCTCTGCCAGCCAGGATTTAGTTCCCGTAGCTCCGTCAGTGAAGTCTCCGGCCGAGGGGTCGGCATGGATGTGGTTGCCAACCAAATTACCAATATTGGGGGTCGGTTACTGCTCGACACCCGGTTGGGACAAGGCACCACCTTTATCATTGAAATTCCAGCACCACAGCTATTGGTTCCTTGTGTCCTGCTCAAAGTAGGAGAACGCAAGGTGGCGGTACCCACCGATGACATTCGAGAAACAGTCCTGGCTAGCGCAAATCAACTGCAGCCGCCAGCAGATAGTGACTTGAGTTGGCAGCTCTCTTTTCAAGATGGCTCTGGAACGGGCTTTGGGCTGGCAGCTTTTTGGCATGAATCCACCCAAGTGTCCGATACGGCTATTTGTGTCCACATATCCCTACCAGACGGCAATGATGTTTGGTTAATTGCGGATGATTTGTTGGGTCAAGAAGAACTGCTGATTCAGCCCCTGCCCCATCCCCTCGTCAGTCCGCCCGCCTTAATGGGCGTCAGTTTACAAGCGGATGGTCAGTTACTGAGTGTCTTAGATCCCCTGGAACTAGCTCAGTCTTTGGCGAAGCAACAACCCCAAACCAACGCAGCTCCAGAAGAGACTAAAGCTCCTATATCTGAAGATGTACAAACGATTTTGGTGGTGGATGATGCTGCCCTGATGCGTCGGCGATTGGAGAGTAGCCTGAATACCTATGGTTTTGCCACCTTTACCTGCAGCGATGGCCAAGAAGCCTGGCAATGGCTGCAAGCGAATGGTGCTCCCGATATGATGATTACCGACGTGGAAATGCCCAATATGGATGGGTTTACGCTGATTGACCGCTGTCGGCAGTCCAATATGGAAATGCCGATCCTAGTGGTATCTTCCCGGCTTTCTGAAGAGTGGGGTAAAGAGGCGGAACGTTTGGGTGCCAACGACTATTTGAATAAAGGGTTCTCGACTCCAGAGCTGATTAACTGCGTCAAAACCCACCTTAACAAGCAGCCAGCCGAATGTTGA
- a CDS encoding nucleotidyltransferase domain-containing protein: MTFNLPPQLKDVVAKQPYPLLFATISGAHLYGFPSADSDYDLRGVHILPLKEVIGLQTGPETREISADQEGIELDLVTHDVKKFMGLLLKRNGYVLEQLYSPLIVATSPEHDALKAIATRCITRHHSYHYVGFAQTQWRLFTKESPARVKPLLYVFRVLLTGIHLMQTGEIEANLRHLNEKFQLTYIPDLIAQKTSGPERAVIKEGDQVFFEGEYRRLLQKLENASQSSMLPDSPSAWADLHDLLVNIRLAAC, translated from the coding sequence ATGACCTTTAACTTACCGCCTCAGCTCAAAGATGTTGTAGCCAAGCAGCCTTATCCCCTGCTCTTTGCCACCATTAGTGGTGCTCACTTGTATGGGTTTCCCTCTGCTGATTCTGACTATGACTTGCGAGGGGTTCATATCCTGCCCCTAAAGGAAGTGATTGGACTACAGACGGGACCAGAGACTCGGGAAATTTCTGCCGATCAGGAGGGCATTGAGCTAGATCTGGTGACCCATGATGTCAAGAAATTTATGGGGTTGCTGCTGAAGCGTAATGGCTATGTGCTGGAGCAGCTCTACTCACCGCTGATTGTGGCGACGTCTCCTGAGCATGATGCATTGAAAGCGATCGCAACCCGATGCATCACGCGACATCATAGTTATCACTATGTGGGATTTGCCCAGACCCAATGGCGGCTCTTCACCAAAGAATCTCCAGCTCGGGTCAAACCATTGCTGTATGTCTTTCGAGTCTTGCTTACGGGAATTCACCTGATGCAGACGGGCGAAATTGAGGCTAATCTCAGACACTTGAATGAAAAGTTTCAATTAACCTACATCCCCGATTTAATCGCCCAAAAAACATCTGGTCCAGAACGGGCAGTCATTAAAGAGGGAGATCAGGTGTTCTTTGAAGGAGAGTATCGCCGTCTCTTACAAAAGCTAGAAAACGCCAGTCAATCTAGTATGCTTCCAGATAGTCCTTCTGCTTGGGCCGATCTCCATGACCTGTTGGTCAACATTCGGCTGGCTGCTTGTTAA
- a CDS encoding DUF4926 domain-containing protein: protein MTTQELNLLDVVALTNDLPEYQLYRGQVGTVVEILAEGDAFEVEFSDQEGRTYESIALQDSQMMVLHFAPIAPESEPRVVAV from the coding sequence ATGACTACACAGGAACTCAACTTGCTTGATGTTGTAGCGCTAACCAATGACCTGCCTGAGTATCAACTCTACCGTGGCCAAGTCGGTACGGTCGTGGAAATACTTGCTGAGGGCGATGCTTTTGAGGTTGAGTTCAGCGATCAAGAAGGTCGAACTTATGAATCTATTGCCCTTCAAGACTCTCAAATGATGGTTTTACATTTTGCACCCATAGCCCCTGAATCAGAACCTAGGGTAGTAGCAGTATAG